One segment of Salvelinus alpinus chromosome 1, SLU_Salpinus.1, whole genome shotgun sequence DNA contains the following:
- the LOC139571575 gene encoding metalloproteinase inhibitor 2-like — translation MTWSVSSCFITLVVLFLWRIEDIAEACKCAPVHLQQAFCSADVVIRAKVVGVEVVSGNTKYDIQQIKMFKGPDRVIHAVFTSAPCGVTLEINKEYLFTGRLSTDGRMHLVMCDFIQFWEDLNGTQKKSLTKRYQSGCDCTIIRCSSLPCPVSAPDECLWTDWLLADGQNGPQAKYSACLKGSDGSCSWSRGMAPSKK, via the exons ATGACTTGGTCTGTAAGCAGTTGTTTCATCACTCTGGTCGTTTTGTTCCTTTGGCGGATCGAAGACATTGCAGAAGCTTGCAAATGCGCTCCTGTGCATCTTCAACAGGCTTTTTGCAGCGCAGACGTCG TGATCAGGGCAAAGGTGGTTGGAGTGGAAGTTGTGTCTGGTAACACCAAGTATGACATCCAACAGATCAAG ATGTTCAAAGGTCCTGACCGGGTTATCCACGCCGTCTTCACTTCAGCGCCATGTGGTGTGACCCTGGAAATCAACAAGGAGTATCTCTTCACGG GCAGGCTGAGTACTGATGGCAGAATGCATTTAGTCATGTGTGACTTTATTCAGTTTTGGGAGGACTTGAATGGCACACAAAAGAAGAGCTTGACTAAACGCTACCAAAGCGGCTGCGATTGCACG ATCATCCGCTGCTCTTCCCTCCCCTGTCCCGTCAGCGCCCCAGATGAGTGCCTTTGGACAGACTGGTTGTTGGCCGATGGCCAAAACGGACCCCAGGCCAAGTACTCTGCCTGTCTCAAGGGGAGTGATGGGTCCTGTTCCTGGTCCAGGGGGATGGCTCCATCCAAGAAGTAG
- the LOC139571591 gene encoding metalloproteinase inhibitor 2-like, whose translation MTRYVSSCFITLFVLFLWRVEDIADACRCSPPHPQQAFCDADIVIRAKVVGKKALSNEIKYDIQQIKMFKGPDRVIHAVFTTSSSASCGVTLEINKAYLFTGRLNTDGRMHLVMCDFIQYWEDLNGTQKKSLTQRYQSGCDCTIIRCSSLPCPVSAPDECLWTDWLLADGQSGPQAKYSACLKGSDGSCSWK comes from the exons ATGACGCGGTATGTAAGCAGTTGTTTCATTACTCTGTTCGTTCTGTTCCTTTGGCGGGTCGAAGACATCGCAGATGCTTGCAGATGCTCCCCTCCGCATCCTCAACAGGCTTTTTGCGATGCAGATATCG TGATCAGGGCGAAGGTGGTTGGCAAGAAAGCTTTGTCTAACGAGATCAAGTATGACATCCAACAGATCAAG ATGTTCAAAGGTCCTGACCGGGTTATCCACGCCGTCTTCACTACATCCTCTTCAGCCTCGTGCGGTGTGACCCTGGAAATCAACAAGGCTTATCTCTTCACGG GCAGGCTGAATACTGATGGCAGGATGCATTTAGTCATGTGTGACTTTATTCAGTACTGGGAGGACTTGAATGGCACACAAAAGAAGAGCTTGACTCAACGCTACCAAAGCGGCTGCGATTGCACG ATCATCCGCTGCTCTTCCCTCCCCTGTCCCGTCAGCGCCCCAGATGAGTGCCTTTGGACAGACTGGTTGTTGGCCGATGGCCAAAGCGGACCCCAGGCCAAGTACTCTGCCTGTCTCAAGGGGAGTGATGGGTCCTGTTCCTGGAAGTAG